Genomic window (Drosophila albomicans strain 15112-1751.03 chromosome X, ASM965048v2, whole genome shotgun sequence):
ACATATCTTCCACAAGCAATTTGGAGTGCTTCAATCTACTAATATTTATAACGAATGAAGTATTGTCTAGACGAGAGTAGAAATTGTCGGGGAAAATCTTCGTAAAGTTATTATTTCTAGTCACAtcaaatttagatttttttctctcgCAAATCTTGAGAAATATTTGTTTCTCAGCTGCTGCTTAATGTGGACCTTCTATCTACGGATTAACTTCATTAATTTATCGTCTTTTTCTCCCAGAGTATTTCCTCAATTGAAAATACACCACACAATTCGTTGTTCCCCCGAGACTAGCATCTTCcgatttgttgtgttgttgttgttcggtCTAATAacgtttatttaaattaatgcacataataattgattaattattcttgttgttggatATTAATTACTAAGAACAATATCTATTTGcccttttgtttgttgttgttttttttttttacccgCCGAGTCTTGCTCGGCATAAACTTAAGAGATGGGATGATGGTGCTTTGGGGTAGAGGAACGGAAAACGAAGGAAAAGGAACGGATTCGGATCTTTTCAATGGTTGTTGAACGAgtacaaattgttattgttgttggagttgttgctgctgctgttcgtatTGGGGGAATGAATGGGCGACTTGTGAAAGTGATTGTTATACATGGACATGTGGTAGCTAGAGTGTGAGAGTGGCTGTGTGTAAGAAGTGTGTGTGGATGCTGATGCTAGTTGTGATGCTAGTTGTGCTGGTTCGCTCCTTACCGAGTCCTGCATGTGTCCCTGACCCTGGCTGCTCTTCAGGTATCCCCCACCGGGCGTCGGTCCACCACGAAACTGGCTCATCCCTGCCGCTGTCAAGAGCTGTGAGTTCATGAACTGGGTATTAAAGTTGCCCATCGTGTGCTGCGATTGCGGTCCCGGTCCCGGCGGTCCATTCGAGCCCGGCGGTCCGCCCTGGTGTCCGCCATACATTCCTGCAGCGGTCGCCAGTCCATAGTTCTGTGCCCCACCGCCGGCGCCTTGGGGCGGCGGACCACCATAGAACTGGGGACCCGTTGGGCCGCCGGGCGCCGAATTCGAGTAGTAGCTATTCGATTGTAGCTGATGTGCACCGGGCGGCGGACCGCCCTGGCCCGGATGCTGCGGCGCCACCGGATAAAGATTCATGTACTGTTGGGCGGCGGCATAGGGGCCAGGACCGGGTCCACCGGGGCCGCCAGGACCTCCAGGGCCACCGGGGCCACCGCCGCTGCCCGCCGACTTTGAACCGATTGCGCCAATTGGTTGCTGGCTGGGCGGCGGCGGTTTTGCGGCTCCCGATGACATCATGGAGCTGCTGTTCGACGAAATGATGGTGACGGCGGCCGCATTCGGATTGCTCAGCTGCTGTGAGTTCGGctgcggtggcggtggctggCCAAAGGGTCCGCCGCCGAGACGAAACTGTGACGTCAGATTGGAGTACATATCGGGCGTGGGCGCTGTCGGCGGCGGTGGCATATTGGCGCCATGGCCATGCGGTGTTTGCATCGCATACGCATTGAAGGCGCCaccagcagcggcggcagctgcagcggcatAATGTCCCGGAAAGCTGTGCGCCGCAGCggcagccgctgccgccgAATAGGCGGGCGAACGGCTCGAATGATCTAGCGAATGGAATGGTGCATACAGATTGCCAGCCTGCGATTGGACCTGCGGTGGTGGCACCTGCTGTGGCGGCGGCGCCAGCTGCGATGAGTTGAACACAACCGCCGGCGGGCTGGGAATCGTTGGAATGCCGCCGACACCGAATTGCGGCGATGCCTGATAGaatggcagctgctgttgttgctgctgctgtgcttgatgttgttgcgagtgctgctgctgttgctgatgactTGGCGGTGGCGACATGCCGAGTCCGGCATGCAGCTGCTTGGCCTTcacctgctgctgatgctgtgaatgctgttgttgctgctgctgcggacTCGGGTAATcatcctgctgttgctgctgctgttggaacTGTTGCTCAAGCGAGCCCGCATCAAAGGGTGACCCGTGGCTGCCGTAAACGGGGCCAGGCGAAGACAACGCATGATGTCCGTGGTgcgactgctgttgctgctgatgatgcggctgctgctgttgttgctgctgttggtgttgcatATGTACTGCAGACACCGCGTAATGTGTCatttgttgctgatgctgttgctgctgctgcgcagCAACGGCGGCCACAAACGAGGCTGCCGTCATATGACTGCCGGTGTCGTCCACCACCGAACTAGAGACTTGTTGCTGTCCGCCATGGGGACCAACAACGTGTTGTCCgtgctgcgactgctgctgttgctgtgcatgttgctgctgttgagcaaccgctgcggctgctgcggcggctgcaGCGGCCGCTGCTTGTGCTGCCgcctgttgctgatgctgtgcaTGTTGCTGtgaatgctgttgctgctgtgcatgttgttgttgctgctgctgttgctgttgttgctgctgttgtgttgtctgCGGCGTACCCTCCGACATGGGAGTGGCCGATTCCCACACTTTCTTAACGCTCGCAATCTTCATGTTTAAGTCGGCTGTCgaattgttttgctgctgctgttgctgcgagtgttgttgctgttgctgctgctgttgttgttgctgatgctggtgATGCTGGCTGGCCGCCTTGCTCACCGCCTCGAGGCTATCCACCACTTTGAGCGACGTGGCATCGtcgctgaagctgaagcccAGCTTCAtgtcctgttgctgctgttgttgttgctgctgctgctgatcgtCGTCCTTGCCGAACGTCATCTGCGACAAGGCGCTCGACAGGCTGTCAACAgctgcgactgttgctgctcctgggCCACCCACAagtgttgcctgctgctgttgcttcagcggcacagctgctgcggcggcctgttgctgtttgtaTGTGGAGTTTTCAAAGACAAGCGTGTTAACGGGTGTCGAATTGCCATCAATTAGTGAGCTGCTGGCTCCTACCACGCCCACTCCCCTCTTGTCGCCAATGGCGGAGAGCTTGGACTTGTCGCCAATGGGCGCTGTAGCTGCTCCgcctgctgcaactgcaactgctacTGTGGCTGGCGTTGCAATTGTTGatgcagcaactgttgctcctgtgcttgttgctgctgtcgagtCGCTCTTCTTCTTGCCGGAAACATCACCGCCGGCTGTAGCCAACGTGGGCGGCACCACACCGACCGCTGTGGCTGTGCTCAGTCCTGGTGGCGGTCGAGCTGCTGCTCCGATACCGACTCCTCCGCCAACAACgccgactccaactccgagACCGGCTCCAGCAGCGACATCCTTGAGTGGCTCCTCCTTGGCCACGGTGGCAGTGTTGGGTatattaatgttgttgctattgctgttgctgctcttgtccTTCTCGGACCCTAGCTCGTCCTTGTCCTCCTTGGACTTGTGCAATCCCGCACTGAGCGCCAGCTGATTCTGTTTCGTCTTGTCCAGATCCCCAGCACCGCCCACAGCGGTCACCGAGCTTTCCGACTCCGAGTTGCGCTGCTTGTTATACTCCTCGTAGCCCAATCTGCCATAGGCGCGACCTCCGCCACTTCCGCTAGTGCCTgtgccgccaccgccgcctccCTGACGTCGGAAACCAGGCGCTGAGCTGCCACCGCTGCCGCTAGAGAGTCCGCCACGTCCGCGACGGGAGGGTTCGCCACGTGGCGAGAAGCCCGCCTTGTTGACAGTAGCTCCTCCGATACCGCCAGCTGTTGGCTGGCCACTGGCTGTGGCCGCACCCGAGACAACTGTTCCGCCACTCTGCTCCGAGCGTGACTGCACTTTGGGACTGCGTcgtgctgctgccgctgagGCGCCTCcaccgccgctgctgctgtagcaGTCCTCGTCGACATCCTCGGATTGCTCGGACTGCTCGCCACCGCTGCCATAATATCGTCTACTGCCACCGCTGTTGCGACTGTTCCAatcgttgttgctgcgctGTTGTCCCCGATAGCTGCCTCCCGCACCGCCGGCGGCATAGCTGCGTCCGGCGCCACCTCCTCTCGCCGCATGCAGATCCTCCCGCATGCGTCCGCCTCCGCCACCACCTCCACCACGTGGACTTGGTCGCTTGCTGccacctgctgctgcagctgtgcGCGCCGTCTCTTTGTCCTCATCCTTGCCCAGCAATTTGTTGGCATCACTGTCGCCGCTCTTGTCGCCGCCTTCTGTGCCGGATTTTTCCTCGCCGGACTTGTCGAGCGGTTCAACACTGCGTCTCAGTATTTGTGTAGGCTGCATGGCATCCAACGGTGGTTGCTTGACTCCTCCAGCAGCACCTCCTGGCAGCGGTTTCTCCTCACTGAGACTCGGTTGTCGCGCCGGCCGCTGTAATATGCGCAGCGGCACCACCGAATCGTGACTGTGCGAGGAGGAGAAACTCTCCTCGCGTGTGCGATGATGCTTTTGCTCGGCATCTGTTTGCTCTGCCCACGACGAGGTACCGCCTCCTCCACCGCCACTATTGCTGCTGCCCAGCAAGCAGCCAACATCGTCACCGGATGAAACGCTCGTCTTGCGGTGCGAATTCTCTGAGATGCTGcgcggcaactgttgctgctgctgctgttgttgctgctggccacTGCGATATTCCTGAGCACGATACTCTTGCTCATCACGAGCGCTGTCATGACGATTACGTCCgaagccgccgccgccaccactAGCCCGATTATAGCCACCAGCAATGCTGCGCACTCCGCTGCCACCGGCTCCGCCATTGGCGCCAGCTCCGCCATTGTTCTTCTGCAGATAGCGCGAGTTGCTATCGAAGGCGCTGCTCGCCGAGGCGCTCTTCTCGAGTCCACCACgtggcagttgctgctgctgttgttgctgctgttgttgctgctgttgttgctggcgctgGAAACGTGGCGGTAAATTCGATTGGAAATGCGTCATAAACACAGGTTTCTGTCCATAATCGCCGCCCACAGTCGACGACGATGTCAAcgaagcagctgcagctgagccACTGTTGCCAGCTCCTGATCCGCCGCCTCCTCCACTGCTGCTTAAGCTAGAGATGCTGCCGCGTGGACGACGCTGTTGCATAGACTGTTGTCCTTCGTCCTCGCTGACATTGCCCAGCGGCGCTATCGATGAGACATCATTGTTTGCCGCGCCAGTCGACGCAACGTTGCCAGAAgtcgcagcagctgctgctgccgcctcGCTCAATGCCTTCTTGCTATTCATTTTCATCTCGAGCTCAAGCAGCTTCTTGGCCGCCGCTTGTTTGCGTTCCATTTGACGgcgttcctcctcctccttgcGTTGCTTGACACGCTCATAGACGCCAGCATCGAGTGcaatgctgccgctgccgcgaTGTCCATTCTGATGtcgttgctgcagctgctgctgttgttccaGCTGGTCCTGCTCTTGAACATCGCGTTCGCTGCTATTGTCCTTGTTTATGGTGCTGCGTTGCCaggagctgttgctgctgctgttgttgctcgaCATTTTGCGCTGATCAACATTGGATTGCGCTTTATTGgcatgcgaatgcgaatgttgtagatgctgctgatgatgctgatcATCGGCACTGGCGTGCTCCTCGTCATCGGAGAATGTCAGTTTCTTGGTGTAGTCTATTTCATCCTGCTTGGTCCAGCTGTCGTCCTtggcaattgcatttaatcGCTCCAAATCCTCCTCGCGTATAATCGGACGCTGCATTTGCGCCACCTCCGGCTCCACCACATAATCCTTGTCCTTGTCCTTGCGTCCATTagccgcctgctgctgctgttgctgcagctgctgtggcgGCGTTGTCGCTCCTCCCGCACCAGCTATCGAGGAGGACGttggcgttgctgttgtcgttgagGTCGCCGGTCGCTTTGGAATTGCTGCAGCCGCACGAAAACTGCCCAAGATAGCTGGCGATGCCGAACGTCCGCCACCACCGATCCCATTCTGATAGGGAGCAGACACCGATGAGGACGAGGACGCCGCCAACTCGGCTGCTGTGGCATTCGATTGCGCGACAGCCGCTGCCATTGTGGGGCCACCGCCTAAGCCGGAGGCGGGCAATGGTGCGCCGCTGCGCATAAACGACGGCATCAGCGAGAGTATGGGCAGTGGAACACTGCCGCcagaggatgaggaggagccgccgccaccgccgccattTGTGGACAATTGGTGGCCCTGGGCCTGTTGGTTCAACGCCAACTCCTTGGCGGCCTTTTCCTGTTGCTGCAGCCAGGCAGCTGGATCGTTTTGTGGTCGCAAACTTAACTCGCTCAGTTCGTCGATGTTGTGGCCGCcgccgacgtcgtcgttgccaTCTCTGTAGTTGCCGGCAGCATCGGAGTTGTGACCGCGTTGCGCATGATggccaccaccgccaccgccgccgccgcctcctccACTGCCATATTGCTGACGTCCGTGATGAGCGTGATGATCGCGATAGTCGcggttttgctgttgttgtgaatgatggtgatgatgatgatgattctgctgctgctgttgatgatgatggtggtgttgcgagtgttgttgctgcgtttGGTATTgatccttgttgttgttgttgttcttgccaCTTCCCACAGTTGTTGTCGATGATGCACCACCGCCCATCAGTGTGGGGAATTCGTATTGAAATTGCGGACTCTGATAGTGGGGCACcacctgctgttgttgttgttgttgatgctgctgatgatgactCGAACGATGGTTGCCATAGTTGCCATGATGATGgccactgttgttgctgctgttgctgttggcattgccaccgccgccactgCCGCCAATGCCACGCTCGTGTCCTGTCGTTATTGCTGACCATGTTTTGGGTGAATTAATCGAATGATGGTTGCCACCAGCACTAGATGCACTGCCTCCGCCAACAGATGCGTTGCTGCTCGAGTTATTAATTAGTTTcaagttcttgttgttgttcccaagactgctgctactgttgttgctgttgctgtggtggccgccgctactgctgctgttgttgtggtggctatggttgctgctgctgtggtggctgttgctattgtatttattgctcgcgttgccgctgctgctgttattattgctgctgctgtggctaaTTGCTGCAATAttattgtggctgctgctgtttgcaaCTGCGTTTGCTATCGCCCCACTAGCGGCTACTCCTGCTCCACcagctactgctgctgttcctgctcctcccgctgctgctgctcctccgATGCCTGTGCTAGatccgctgttgctgttgttgcctgtcaTAGGAAcgattgcaataaaattaaataactgaTTAAAGGAGTATCAACCTCGAGACTCACCTTCAACAGATGCTAGGagattattgttgttgctgccgctgctgctgttgttgttgctcagtGGTGTtgcaatgctgctgctgttggtctCGGCCTTCAGGGATGGCAGATTGGCTGGTGGTCGCCTTGCGGAGGGCACTTTACCCAAGATTTGCATTCCATGTTTACGCGGCACTTGATTCTTTTGGGCAGATGGTTCACTCGATTCACCCTGCAGTGAAGAAGACGGAGAGATATACATAGAGAGTGAGGAGAGTTAGTTGTATTCCCTTAGAGGGTAATCAATAGATCCACTTACTCGACTATTCTTGTACATGCGATTTATATCCAACGCTGTGAATTTGGGCTTGGCATTTCGCTCTCCCCTACTTCCCCCCAGTGTACTCATGCTGCCAATAGATCCTCATTAGCGTTAGCTTCCTTTGCCGCCTATCGCCGCACCGCGCGTTCCACGCTAAATTcgcgctctctttcgctctcgctgGGTTGAAGGAGttctcagttgttgttgttgttgtgctaaATTGCAAAGAGCAATTCGCGATCTCGTTTCTGCTTCTTCCACTTAGTGTTCTTATTATTCTTGTTCTTGTGTTTTTGCTGTGTTTGTTCTCAGTCTTCTTGTTTGAGCTGTTAAACGACTGCAAAAAGAGAGCAGGACATGCAAAGAGAGTGAGCATCAAATAATCGCAGACCAatcgaaaaaattaaaagggTTGCTACAACTATAGAGAGGGTGGAGGGGAgttaagctgctgctgcattttgtttgttgcaaattttttgtgtattgttttatttgttttggtaCGTGGGGTGCCGCCGGGCCGCCTTGCACTCCAAATACACATATACGTGTGAAtgcgtgcgtgcgtgcgtgtgtgtttgcacCTCTATTAGGGGctaacacactcacacatatacaaCATCCCCAATGGCTGCGTGAGCAACTGGCCCGCAGCAGAGAGCGAGCTAGACATACATGATTCGCTACAGGCGTTGGACAGCAATAAGTCAGAGTGAGATGCCACTATGGTGTGAcccatgatacaattatacaaggtagtctcgtcggaaaaAAGCTGGTACCCTGTCTATGTTAGcaatgagtgcgagtgaaagaggCACAGCGTGGTAGTGTGAACGAGACGACAATGAAATGCGCATTAGCCCTTAGAcgatgatattaatatttacatattttgaagctTATATTAATGTCTCcttgacatattttttaaatgtaaattgtttataaacaatattaataatatatatgagaattctctaaatatttaaattctatcCGTGTCTACGGCATACATGGCAAAAAGTCATTTTGCATAAAGGTTAATTGCGCTAAAAATTTCGTCCGCAGACAACCTCTTGCGTCGAAATACGAATGCGCACTGACAAACGCATttttccgacgagactaccttgtataattgtatcatggtgTGACCACTCTCGGCATTGTGTGTCTCTCACACAAAATGGTTTTTGGGCAGCCCCGCACCCGCCCCcgcccacaaacacacaacagcagcagcaacgcacGTCCGCGacccacacacatataaacaTGCAtgcaagagagtgagagcgcgAGAGTAACAGAAGCAAAAGACAAGAAATATATGCGGTGGCGTCTTCGTGTAATAATTGAAGAAGAACAATGGCTGACATACAGCAAAGAAGCCTATgtagagttgttgttgccaaaaaaaaaaaaatttttgttttaactgCTGTCAAATGCATTGCGCAAATCTATtgaaacaataaagaaaataaaattgacaaGTGTGCAGTATAATAACGAACAAGGCAACAATAATTAtgcttggcaacattttttttcttatttttcaaTAGGTGCCtctaacaataacaacaaccattCATACAAgagcaagcacacacactaacaACCAAAActatacacacacgcacacatagagAGGGACATGTAACGGGCGATACACGCGCAGTTTATGCTTTGTTATTTCCATTGTttaagcaaaatgcaaaaacacaacacactaCCGCTTAATTGTACactgaaatacatttaaaagcttttggcttttgacTAGGTGGAGTCGTTGAAGGCACAGTAAAATGTGCCGTTTAATAGCACTCACATATACGCATGCACACTCACTCACTAACACGCATACATACGCACTTGGCAGCACTGGAAACTAAATTTGTGTTTGGATGGTGTGTTGTGTTAAGATTGGTTTTGTTTCTAATTTTTTCGTAGTATTTTATGCCAAATGTGAGTACacttcaattgcatttaaatatactatttgcaatttttaatattcattgtGCAGAATTCtcttttattacaattttcgttttattttttggctgCACACATCCACCGCGCGAGAAGTTTGCCGCTGCTTCTTCTTATTGCTCGCTACTCTTTTCGCAGtacatgtgtgcgtgtgtgtgtctggcgGTGGCGTAGCGTTGCCACATGCGCCAAAAATATCGAACCAGACCAGACAATAcacaatgttttttttctcccATTTTTTCGCATGCATGCAACGTAAACGGCAAAGCGTAACGTGATAACTACGTTTGTCGTAACGAAATCATAATTATtccttttgattttttcttttttgggtcagttaattgtacatttttaaaataaattggcGCATTACAAactcaaaatcaaaaagaaaatagaaacaaaCGAACGATAAACCTGCCGCCGTCGTCGCCGCCGCCGTCCCCAACAACGTTAGTGCAACACAGCACAGCGGACAGCAGTACGGTGCTGCACCGCAAGTGTGAGCGAGACAATAAGACAGCATGTGCTAGCCCGAAACCGAAACACAGCAAAAGCACAAGCgggcaataacaaaaacatcaaACAAGAAATCGTATGTGTGTATAGTAGTGCTTACCCTTTTACACTCAGAGCATACACCGCACACACAGTTCGTTGCTCCTTGGCtccttttttctttctttttctcttctcttcttttcttttgtacGTCGTTTTTTTGCACTCTTCTACGCGCTTACTCAGCCGtttgcgaaaaaaaatataaccaaatgttatttttttgaaagGTGCGACACACGTTTAGAAGTTGCCTTTGTTTCACGCTAACCGCACTGTTGTCTACAATTTACAAGTGATTAGCGTCTCGAAATACGCttccaaaaaatttttctttatatccCTTGTCGTCGCTATTTAACGCGTTTTGTTGGGCCGCcgctgttgttggctgtgtTGCGCTGGCTCGCTGGCTGTTAGCTAGCTACAGCTAgctatgtatttgtgtgtttgtgtaagtCTGtcctctctgtctgtctgtcggttTGGCTTTGGTCGGCTCTCCTATGTTCTCGCTTGTGTTAGCgcgctctctgtctctctaacGTCGTTCTCCAATGCTGTgcgcggctgctgctgctctggtcgctttttttgtgtcgtttcgtttcttttcgtttttgcaaGTGTATAGAGAGATGAAAAATGTAATCGAAATCCAAGGTGCTGAAACTAGTTTGGATCACTTTTGCACTTGCAcgattatttgtatttaccaCACACACGAACGCTTCTTTACTTTGGCGTTTAAATTACACTATGCCGTTTAGCGTTTACTTTTGTATTACTTTCGGTGCGTTCTTTTCACGTAATACGTAATTGTTCCAGTAGTTTAAATCGTATGTATTTTTTGCACACAGTGCTGCCAGCTTGCGCTTACGGCGTTGCACTCTAGAGATGAGCGTTTGGCTGCTTAACATGTGGAGTCAATGCCGTTAACGTGCGGAGCAATTCTGCTTAAATGCTTTGTTTATCGCAGGCGAGCAATGTTAGGTGGCAACTTAGTTTGTGGCAACGCCGCGCTGCCGGCACTAACAGTACTATCGATTTGCCTACACACTTGCTATCGATTAGTAGAAGAGAGCGCTCAAATTGAAGAAGTTGTCACAGCAagcaatgcatttaatttaactcACAGATTTTGTACGAAATTctagtaaaaaataaataaaaaaaaatttaagcaaTGGGCAAAGATTTCTACCAAATACTTGGCATAAGTCGCCATGCCGAGGAGGATGAAATTAAGAAAGCCTATCGCAAATTGGCCCTCAAATATCATCCCGACAAGAATAAAAGTGCCGAGGCAACCGAACGTTTCAAACTGGTCGCTGAAGCCTACGAAGTGCTATCCGACAAAAGGAAACGCGACATTTACGATCGCTCCGGCGAAGAGGGTTTAAATCACGGCTGCAACAGCCAGGAAAGCGGCTCTGAACCCAGTTATCATTTTCATGGAGATCCCAGCGCAACATTTGCACAATTCTTCGGCAGCTTTGGCGATCCAAGTAAGGTGTTTGACGAGAGCTCTGCCAATGATCCATTTAGTGCGTTGGCTGGTTTTCCTGGTTTCTCAACCAGAACCCAGGATCCGGCAATTGTGCATGAACTGTTTGTGAGGCTCGAGGACATCAACAGCGGTTGCCAGAAGAAAATGCAAATCTCACGCATGAAACTGGTGAACGGTGTGCCGCGCAAGCAGCTCAAGCAGCTGGTCATTGAAATCAAACCAGGTTGGAAATCGGGTACCAAAGTCACCTTCAGCAAAGAGGGGGACGAGTCAACAAATCGCATTCCTGCCGACATTGTCTTCATCATACGAGATGCGCCGCATCCGCTGTTCGAGCGCGTTGGCAGCGACATTCATCACACCGTCAAGATCACACTGAAGCAGGCGCTGTGCGGTGTCAGCATTGAGGTGCCCACCTTGCAACCCGATGTGCCTTTGTTCTATCACAGCAATGACGAGATCATTGGACCGACGACAGTGAAGTGTTTCTCAGGACATGGTTTGCCGTATCCGAAGAATCCGTTGCAACGTGGTGCGCTCTTTTTGCGCTTCGACATTCAGTTTCCTCACGCGTTGCCGGCCCCACTGATCAGACAGCTGGAGGAGCTGCTGCCGGACTGCTAAAAAGAAATTGAGAGAAGCTTTGTGATAAACGTAAAACgtatattgtaaaaatattccaagtacaattgcaatttaatggcAGCTGGACTGCTGACGGACTTAACTATTAAGTATACAAACTAATGGCTAATGCTTGCACTGGTCTTTCCtaatcatatacatatatgtattgcTGCTAATCCGTAATCGGTGTAAAATCTAGTTAATCATGCGGCTTGTACTGCGGATTATGCGAACGCGCCATCTTCGCTTTCAGCCATTCATCCGCATGCCGCTGCTTGATGTGCACATACATGTTGCTCCTCGAGCGACACTCCTTTGGGCAGTGCGGACAATTGTAGAGCTGGAGACCCGTATGTATGGCCATATGCTCCTCCAGATTGCGCTGCTGCTTGAAGCTCTTCTCGCAATACGTGCACTGCAGATTCGTGGTCAGCTTATGCGCGTATTTGATGTGTGCTCGCAACGCTGTGCGACTGCTGCACGTCTTGGCGCAATGCGGACACACGGTATCCGTGCTGTCGTGTGTGAAGCGATGCAATCGCAGGCTGTGCTCGTTCTTCAGCCAGACACCGCAAATTGGGCACTCCATGGCGGGGGCAACGACGCCTTGATGCTCGAGC
Coding sequences:
- the LOC117565574 gene encoding dnaJ protein homolog 1, with amino-acid sequence MGKDFYQILGISRHAEEDEIKKAYRKLALKYHPDKNKSAEATERFKLVAEAYEVLSDKRKRDIYDRSGEEGLNHGCNSQESGSEPSYHFHGDPSATFAQFFGSFGDPSKVFDESSANDPFSALAGFPGFSTRTQDPAIVHELFVRLEDINSGCQKKMQISRMKLVNGVPRKQLKQLVIEIKPGWKSGTKVTFSKEGDESTNRIPADIVFIIRDAPHPLFERVGSDIHHTVKITLKQALCGVSIEVPTLQPDVPLFYHSNDEIIGPTTVKCFSGHGLPYPKNPLQRGALFLRFDIQFPHALPAPLIRQLEELLPDC